In a single window of the Flavivirga spongiicola genome:
- a CDS encoding pyridoxal phosphate-dependent aminotransferase — translation MIEAANRLQTVEEYYFSKKLREVNFLITSGKPIINLGIGSPDLQPPQRVVEAIKKGLLAPNAHKYQSYQGLPELREAIAGFYKEHFSVSLSASTEVLPLMGSKEGIMHISMAYLNEGDAVLIPNPGYPTYQSVTKLVGAKPVFYELDAANDWLPDFEALEQLDLSKVKLMWVNYPHMPTGAQPNTYLFEELVAFAKRHGILIVNDNPYSFILNDAPKSILSVAGAKDVCLELNSLSKTFNMAGWRVGMVVGDSKHIKNILKVKSNMDSGMFFGIQKGAIEALKCSDMWFVTLNSVYKQRRDLVWQLADALNCTYDKNAVGLFVWAKLPASVKAEAYIDSVLKNNHIFITPGTIFGSKGEGYIRFSLCASNEVLEEAIKRVR, via the coding sequence ATGATTGAAGCTGCGAATAGATTACAAACGGTGGAAGAATACTACTTTTCAAAAAAATTAAGAGAGGTGAATTTTCTTATAACCAGCGGTAAACCTATCATTAATTTGGGTATTGGTAGTCCGGATTTACAGCCGCCACAAAGAGTTGTAGAGGCCATAAAAAAAGGATTGTTAGCACCTAACGCACATAAGTATCAAAGTTATCAAGGGCTACCGGAGTTAAGAGAGGCCATAGCGGGGTTTTACAAAGAACATTTTTCGGTTTCTTTGAGTGCTTCTACGGAGGTTTTACCACTTATGGGAAGTAAAGAAGGTATTATGCATATTTCGATGGCATATTTAAATGAAGGTGATGCCGTGTTGATTCCAAATCCTGGTTATCCGACGTATCAATCTGTTACTAAATTAGTAGGTGCTAAACCTGTTTTTTACGAATTAGATGCAGCAAATGATTGGTTGCCGGATTTTGAAGCTTTAGAGCAATTAGATTTAAGCAAAGTGAAACTGATGTGGGTAAACTATCCACATATGCCAACAGGAGCTCAACCAAACACTTATTTATTTGAAGAATTAGTAGCATTTGCTAAGCGTCATGGAATTTTAATAGTTAACGATAATCCGTATAGTTTTATATTGAATGATGCGCCAAAAAGTATATTAAGTGTTGCCGGAGCAAAAGATGTTTGTTTAGAACTTAATTCGTTAAGTAAAACCTTTAATATGGCAGGATGGCGTGTAGGAATGGTAGTTGGCGATAGTAAGCATATAAAAAATATTTTAAAGGTGAAGAGTAATATGGATTCGGGCATGTTTTTTGGCATCCAAAAGGGGGCTATTGAAGCTTTAAAGTGTTCAGATATGTGGTTTGTTACCCTTAATAGTGTCTATAAACAACGTCGCGATTTAGTTTGGCAATTAGCAGACGCTTTAAATTGTACTTATGATAAAAATGCTGTGGGGCTTTTTGTTTGGGCTAAATTACCAGCCTCTGTAAAAGCTGAAGCCTATATAGATTCAGTACTTAAAAACAATCACATATTCATTACCCCAGGAACTATTTTTGGAAGTAAAGGTGAAGGATATATTCGATTTTCTTTATGTGCATCAAACGAAGTTTTAGAAGAAGCTATAAAAAGAGTAAGATAG
- a CDS encoding prephenate dehydrogenase produces the protein MKNIYIIGVGLIGGSLAIDIKQNNPEVVIHGISRKEATLNEALSLDLIDKKATLEDIDNADLVIISIPVDATVKLLPTILDKISDSGLVVDAGSTKLDICKVIENHPKRRNFLAMHPIAGTEHSGPSAAISGLFKGKTNIVCEVEKTAFKLQEKALKLFVDIGMRIRYMNPEAHDKHIAYMSHLSHISSFMLGKTVIEKEKNERDIFDMAGSGFASTVRLAKSSPEMWTPIFKQNKENVIETLEEYINNLKKFKELMEKDDFEEVYNEMKNTNHIKQILNGIA, from the coding sequence ATGAAAAATATTTACATCATAGGAGTTGGGTTAATAGGTGGTAGCCTTGCTATAGATATTAAACAAAATAATCCTGAAGTAGTTATTCACGGTATTAGTAGAAAGGAAGCCACACTCAATGAAGCTTTGTCACTTGATTTAATTGATAAAAAAGCAACCTTAGAGGATATTGATAATGCCGATTTAGTTATTATATCTATCCCCGTGGATGCTACGGTAAAGTTGTTACCAACTATTTTGGATAAGATCTCCGATTCGGGATTGGTTGTAGATGCGGGATCTACCAAATTAGATATATGTAAAGTCATTGAAAACCACCCTAAGCGTAGAAATTTTTTAGCAATGCACCCTATAGCAGGAACAGAGCATTCAGGTCCTAGTGCAGCCATTAGCGGTTTGTTTAAGGGTAAAACGAATATTGTTTGTGAAGTAGAAAAAACGGCATTCAAACTTCAAGAAAAAGCGTTGAAACTTTTTGTAGATATAGGGATGCGGATTCGTTACATGAACCCGGAAGCGCACGATAAACACATTGCGTATATGTCGCATTTATCACATATAAGTTCATTTATGTTAGGAAAAACGGTGATAGAAAAGGAAAAAAATGAACGTGATATTTTTGATATGGCAGGCAGTGGGTTTGCATCCACAGTCCGTCTGGCAAAGAGCTCCCCAGAGATGTGGACACCTATTTTTAAACAAAATAAAGAGAATGTCATTGAGACTTTAGAAGAGTACATCAATAATCTGAAGAAGTTTAAAGAACTTATGGAAAAAGATGACTTTGAAGAAGTTTACAACGAAATGAAAAACACGAATCATATAAAACAAATTTTAAACGGAATAGCTTAG
- a CDS encoding bifunctional 3-deoxy-7-phosphoheptulonate synthase/chorismate mutase type II, translated as MENKKEMKNWLDALNLNHPLVIAGPCSAETEEQVLKIAHELKDTDVNYFRAGIWKPRTRPGMFEGVGALGLKWLQKVKAETGMKICTEVANAAHVKLALEHDVDLLWIGARSTVSPFIMQEIADALQGTDKPVLVKNPVNPDLSLWLGGIERIYKAGVKNIGAIHRGFSTYQKTKYRNIPEWQLAIEFQNKFPDIPLINDPSHITGNRDMIFDVSQAALDLNFDGLMIETHYDPENAWSDAAQQVTPSTLVQIMKDLKIRKETNAEAEYNSALNNLRAQIDVVDNQIITLLGKRMEAADGIGSLKKEKNVAVLQSKRWNEILGKMVLEGEEHGLSEEFILRMFKAIHQESINHQEKIING; from the coding sequence ATGGAGAATAAAAAAGAAATGAAAAACTGGTTGGATGCATTGAATTTAAATCATCCTTTGGTTATTGCAGGACCTTGCAGTGCTGAAACAGAAGAGCAAGTATTAAAAATAGCTCATGAGTTAAAAGATACAGACGTTAACTATTTTAGAGCTGGTATTTGGAAACCAAGAACAAGACCGGGAATGTTTGAAGGTGTTGGTGCATTGGGTTTAAAGTGGCTACAAAAGGTGAAAGCAGAAACAGGAATGAAAATCTGTACAGAAGTAGCAAATGCGGCTCATGTAAAATTAGCCTTAGAGCATGATGTAGATTTATTATGGATAGGCGCACGTTCTACAGTGAGTCCATTCATTATGCAAGAAATTGCAGATGCTTTACAAGGAACAGATAAACCTGTATTGGTGAAAAATCCGGTAAATCCAGATTTGTCTTTATGGTTAGGTGGTATTGAAAGAATATATAAAGCAGGCGTTAAAAATATAGGCGCTATTCATAGAGGGTTTTCAACATATCAAAAAACCAAATATAGAAACATTCCAGAATGGCAATTAGCTATTGAGTTTCAAAATAAGTTTCCAGATATCCCTTTAATTAATGATCCATCTCATATAACGGGTAATCGCGATATGATTTTTGATGTGTCTCAAGCTGCATTAGATTTAAATTTTGATGGGCTAATGATTGAAACTCATTATGATCCTGAAAATGCTTGGAGTGATGCTGCCCAACAAGTAACGCCTAGTACTTTAGTGCAAATTATGAAAGATCTTAAAATTAGAAAAGAGACGAATGCTGAAGCAGAATATAACAGTGCCCTAAATAATTTAAGAGCGCAAATTGACGTTGTAGATAATCAAATTATCACTTTGTTAGGAAAACGTATGGAAGCTGCAGATGGTATTGGATCTCTTAAAAAGGAGAAGAATGTAGCCGTATTACAATCTAAACGTTGGAATGAGATTTTAGGAAAAATGGTTTTAGAAGGAGAAGAACACGGATTGAGTGAGGAGTTTATTCTAAGAATGTTTAAAGCGATTCACCAGGAATCTATTAATCATCAAGAGAAGATTATTAATGGTTAA
- the rsgA gene encoding ribosome small subunit-dependent GTPase A encodes MTGLVYKSTGSWYTVKTDLGHVYECRIKGKFRIKGIKSTNPIAVGDMVDFELETNNNQESGIIHKIHDRTNYIVRKSVNLSKQTHIIAANLDQVFLMITINNPPTLTSFIDRFLVTANAYSIKTVLLFNKIDTYDEETLLEVKYLAHVYRKIGYECIGVSAKTGKNVDKVKALMRDKVSMFSGHSGVGKSTLVNAIEPALNIKTKEISTQHMQGQHTTTFAEMFDLSFDAKIIDTPGIKGFGVVDMDKEEVGDYFPEIFELKQDCKFNNCLHIQEPKCAVKKALDNDEITFSRYRSYLQIIEGEDEHYRTDNWDNQ; translated from the coding sequence ATGACAGGACTCGTTTATAAATCTACTGGAAGTTGGTACACGGTTAAAACCGATTTGGGCCATGTTTATGAATGTCGCATAAAAGGGAAGTTTCGCATAAAAGGTATTAAAAGCACGAACCCCATTGCTGTTGGTGATATGGTGGATTTTGAACTTGAAACCAATAATAATCAAGAATCTGGTATCATACATAAGATTCATGATAGAACAAATTACATTGTTAGAAAATCGGTTAACTTATCTAAACAAACACATATTATTGCTGCCAATTTGGATCAGGTTTTTTTAATGATCACCATTAATAATCCACCAACATTAACCAGTTTTATCGATCGATTTTTAGTCACAGCCAATGCCTATTCTATTAAAACAGTATTGCTATTTAACAAAATAGATACCTATGATGAAGAAACACTTTTAGAAGTTAAATATCTGGCACATGTCTATAGGAAAATAGGGTATGAATGCATAGGCGTTTCTGCTAAAACTGGTAAAAATGTAGATAAAGTAAAGGCTTTAATGCGTGATAAGGTTAGCATGTTTTCGGGACATTCTGGAGTAGGCAAATCGACACTTGTAAATGCTATAGAGCCAGCTTTAAACATTAAGACAAAAGAAATTTCAACACAACACATGCAAGGACAACATACGACAACCTTTGCAGAAATGTTCGATTTAAGCTTTGATGCAAAAATTATTGATACACCTGGAATAAAAGGTTTTGGGGTGGTTGATATGGATAAGGAAGAAGTTGGCGATTATTTTCCAGAAATATTTGAATTGAAACAAGACTGTAAATTTAATAATTGTTTACACATTCAGGAACCTAAATGTGCAGTTAAAAAGGCGCTGGATAATGATGAAATAACGTTTTCGCGTTACAGAAGCTATTTACAAATTATAGAAGGTGAAGATGAACATTACAGAACTGATAATTGGGATAATCAGTAA
- the dtd gene encoding D-aminoacyl-tRNA deacylase, translating into MKVVIQRVSKASVTIDEVKVASISKGLLILLGIINEDTLEDIKWLTNKIVNLRVFNDENDIMNNSLLDVSGDAVVVSQFTLHASTKKGNRPSYIKAAKPDVAVPLYESFVKQLEVDLGKKIQTGQFGADMKVELLNDGPVTIIIDSKNKV; encoded by the coding sequence ATGAAAGTTGTTATTCAAAGAGTATCAAAAGCAAGTGTAACTATTGATGAGGTAAAAGTAGCATCCATTTCTAAAGGGCTTTTAATCCTTTTAGGTATTATTAATGAAGATACGTTAGAAGACATTAAATGGTTAACAAATAAAATAGTGAATCTTCGTGTTTTTAATGATGAAAATGATATAATGAATAACTCTTTGTTAGATGTTAGTGGTGATGCTGTGGTGGTAAGTCAGTTTACTTTGCATGCTTCTACAAAAAAAGGAAATAGACCAAGTTATATTAAAGCAGCAAAACCCGATGTCGCTGTTCCACTTTATGAAAGTTTTGTGAAACAATTAGAAGTTGATTTAGGTAAAAAAATACAGACTGGACAATTTGGAGCCGATATGAAAGTAGAACTGCTAAACGACGGGCCGGTAACTATAATAATCGATTCAAAAAACAAAGTCTAA
- a CDS encoding metal-dependent hydrolase: MASIFGHGVVGFTLAKVIDQHNAKWLIALAIFSTILPDFDVITFKFGIPYGHPMGHRGFTHSILFSILWAFVLMITFGRKNKGIWFSVIFLSTLSHGILDAMTSGGKGVGFLIPFNNSRFFFPFRGIQVSPIGIKEFFSEWGMKVLFSEFKYVFVPSFLILFVRILFFWVKKGLYGKN; the protein is encoded by the coding sequence ATGGCATCTATATTTGGACATGGTGTGGTCGGTTTTACATTGGCTAAAGTCATTGATCAGCACAATGCTAAATGGCTAATAGCACTAGCTATATTTTCAACAATACTTCCTGATTTTGATGTTATAACCTTTAAATTTGGTATTCCCTATGGTCACCCTATGGGACATCGAGGATTTACTCACTCCATTTTGTTCTCCATTTTATGGGCTTTTGTTCTAATGATTACTTTTGGTAGAAAAAATAAAGGTATTTGGTTTTCGGTTATTTTTTTATCAACGCTTTCACATGGTATTTTAGACGCTATGACATCTGGAGGGAAAGGTGTTGGCTTTCTTATTCCTTTTAACAATAGTCGTTTTTTCTTTCCGTTTAGAGGGATACAAGTGTCTCCAATTGGTATAAAAGAATTTTTTTCAGAATGGGGAATGAAAGTACTATTTAGCGAGTTTAAATATGTTTTTGTCCCATCTTTTCTTATATTGTTTGTGAGAATTTTATTTTTCTGGGTAAAAAAGGGTCTTTATGGTAAAAACTGA
- a CDS encoding DUF3857 domain-containing protein, which yields MIVRKIMSMVILLIALSVSSQENLYQSLTLPESLTKNANAVLRVDDTQINISSVKKLNHSYRRVVTVLNKKGNEYISSYVYYDDKITIKKLRAVVYDKFGKEIKKFKKNDFKDVAAVSSFSLYEDDRMKYLEYTPIDYPYTVEFEYETETSNTAWIPFWRPLEGYLISTQHSSFKIIYDASVGINKKEKNFSGYNIIDNSEAGVLAYEAKSIEALKQEEMSPKLMTFAPRLLVSTKNFHYDGYYGDNNESWGGLGKWINDKLLIGRTKISEESLEKIRNLTANVEDPIEKARIVYQFVQDNTRYISVQVGIGGIQPISALEVDKMKYGDCKGLTNYTKALLEAVGVKSNYTEVYASPNTQYNIDSEFASLMGQANHVILNIPQENKEDIWLECTSQKLPFGFIGDFTDDRDVLVITSEGGKIQHTKKYEAEESVQIIKGNYTISNDGGINAHVNVNSKGIQYDNKYWLETETERDLDKHYKERWKYINTVTINNMHITNDKEAVEFIEDVSFQASKYSKILGDRMLLTLNALNRNTDIPDRYRNRKLPLKIKRGFTDIDEVEIKLPQDYKVESKPDNKNIENKFGSYKSEVIVKDENTLIYKREFVVKDGEFPKEDYELFRNFYKEVNKQDNAKMALIKK from the coding sequence ATGATAGTAAGAAAAATTATGAGTATGGTTATTTTACTCATAGCTTTATCTGTTTCTTCACAAGAAAATTTATATCAAAGTTTAACCCTTCCAGAAAGCCTAACCAAAAATGCAAATGCAGTTCTTAGAGTAGACGATACTCAGATTAATATTTCTTCGGTAAAAAAATTAAACCATTCATATAGGCGGGTAGTTACAGTATTAAATAAAAAAGGAAATGAATATATAAGTTCATATGTTTATTACGATGACAAGATTACTATAAAAAAACTAAGAGCTGTTGTTTATGACAAATTTGGAAAAGAAATAAAAAAGTTTAAAAAAAATGATTTTAAGGATGTTGCTGCCGTAAGTAGTTTTTCTTTATATGAGGATGATAGAATGAAATATTTGGAATATACGCCTATTGACTACCCATATACGGTTGAGTTTGAATATGAAACAGAGACATCAAATACAGCATGGATTCCTTTTTGGAGGCCGTTGGAAGGGTATCTTATAAGTACACAACATAGTTCGTTTAAAATTATTTACGATGCTTCTGTTGGGATAAATAAAAAAGAGAAAAACTTTTCAGGATATAATATTATTGATAATAGCGAAGCAGGTGTTTTAGCTTATGAAGCTAAGAGTATTGAAGCTTTAAAGCAGGAAGAAATGAGCCCTAAACTTATGACATTTGCGCCTAGGCTATTGGTCTCAACAAAGAATTTTCATTATGATGGATATTATGGAGATAATAATGAAAGCTGGGGAGGGTTAGGTAAATGGATTAATGATAAATTATTAATTGGTAGAACAAAAATCTCCGAAGAATCATTAGAAAAAATTAGAAATTTAACCGCAAATGTTGAAGACCCAATAGAAAAAGCAAGAATTGTATATCAATTTGTACAAGATAATACAAGGTATATTAGTGTTCAGGTTGGTATTGGGGGAATTCAGCCAATTTCGGCTTTAGAAGTTGATAAAATGAAATATGGGGATTGCAAAGGGCTTACAAATTACACAAAAGCTTTATTAGAGGCTGTTGGAGTTAAATCTAATTATACAGAAGTTTACGCATCACCTAATACTCAATATAATATTGATAGTGAATTTGCATCTTTAATGGGGCAGGCAAATCACGTTATTCTTAACATCCCACAAGAAAATAAAGAAGATATATGGCTGGAGTGCACAAGCCAAAAACTGCCCTTTGGTTTTATTGGAGATTTCACCGATGATAGAGATGTATTGGTTATAACTTCGGAAGGGGGTAAAATTCAGCACACAAAAAAATACGAAGCAGAAGAGAGTGTGCAAATAATTAAAGGAAATTATACGATTTCCAATGATGGTGGTATTAATGCGCATGTAAATGTTAATTCCAAAGGGATACAATATGATAATAAATATTGGTTAGAAACAGAAACAGAGAGAGACCTTGATAAACATTATAAAGAACGATGGAAATACATAAATACGGTTACAATTAATAACATGCATATTACGAATGATAAAGAAGCTGTTGAATTTATAGAAGATGTTAGTTTCCAGGCATCGAAATACTCTAAAATATTAGGAGATAGAATGCTGCTTACGCTAAATGCTTTAAATAGAAATACAGATATACCGGATCGTTACAGAAATAGAAAGCTCCCTCTTAAAATTAAAAGAGGGTTTACAGATATAGATGAGGTCGAGATTAAATTACCACAAGATTATAAAGTAGAATCTAAGCCTGATAATAAAAATATTGAAAATAAATTTGGTAGTTATAAATCAGAGGTGATTGTTAAAGATGAAAACACGCTTATTTATAAAAGAGAATTTGTAGTAAAAGATGGAGAGTTTCCAAAAGAAGATTACGAATTGTTCAGAAACTTTTATAAAGAAGTGAATAAACAAGACAATGCAAAAATGGCCCTGATTAAAAAATAA
- a CDS encoding DUF3857 domain-containing protein: MRITMILLSLCFTLTAFAQDYKFRKVSKEELQEKFNPLDSAASATYLYKYRKTFFEYHQGKGFQLITEIHERIKIYNKEGFGYATKQVSLFNNGGHKEEINSIKAYTYNLLEGKIEEAKLTKEGMFETEKSKRLNEMKFTLPNIKEGCVVEFKYKVVSPFYSLVDDFVFQYDIPVKKLDARFEVPEYFVFKVNTKGFLPVIPKTKKKNDKITFTNKTRSSGTGIRNGITRTSYSSSDLEFIKNISSYNLTNVPALKEEPHVNSINNYRSSVKYELSYEKLPQSTIKYYSTTWEDVVKTIYKSSYFGEELNKTSYFKDEIDAVISSISDPVQRTALIFDFVKSKVKWNGYNSKYTNDGVKKAYKDQVGNVAEINLMLTSMLKYAGLNAYPVLVSTRRNGVPIFPTREGYNYVVSYVKFPEGSVLLDATNKYSTPNVLPFRALNWQGRVISENGGSTLVDLYPKEKSKNNISMMINLNEDGSISGGCRSVKTNHNALSYRERYNDANEDDFIEKLENKYSGLEISEFKVTNGLDLSKPIIESYKFVKESQADIIGDKIYFSPMFFLRTAENPFKLEKRAFPVDFGYPSTSKYRIIINLPEGYKVESVPESAAFSMPDNLGLFKFNISNNGSSIQLLIDAKINESIISPLYYDALKEYFKQIIEKENEQIVLTKV, from the coding sequence ATGAGAATCACAATGATTTTATTGAGCTTATGCTTTACGCTAACAGCATTTGCTCAAGATTACAAATTCAGAAAAGTATCTAAAGAAGAGTTGCAAGAAAAATTTAACCCGTTAGATTCAGCAGCTAGTGCAACGTATTTATATAAGTACAGAAAGACTTTTTTTGAATATCACCAGGGAAAAGGGTTTCAGCTTATTACTGAGATACATGAACGGATAAAAATATACAATAAAGAAGGCTTCGGTTATGCTACTAAACAAGTGAGTTTGTTTAATAATGGCGGTCATAAGGAAGAAATAAATAGTATAAAGGCTTATACCTATAATTTATTGGAAGGAAAAATAGAAGAAGCTAAGCTAACCAAAGAAGGGATGTTTGAAACAGAAAAATCTAAACGTCTTAATGAAATGAAATTTACCTTGCCAAATATTAAAGAAGGCTGTGTAGTTGAGTTTAAATATAAAGTGGTGTCACCTTTTTATTCTCTCGTTGATGATTTTGTTTTTCAGTATGATATTCCTGTAAAAAAATTAGATGCTAGATTTGAAGTCCCTGAGTATTTTGTTTTTAAAGTGAATACTAAAGGGTTTTTGCCAGTGATTCCTAAAACAAAAAAGAAAAATGATAAAATTACTTTCACAAATAAGACTAGGTCAAGTGGTACAGGTATACGTAATGGAATAACTAGAACATCATACAGCTCATCAGATCTAGAATTTATTAAGAATATATCATCATATAACCTTACAAATGTACCTGCTTTAAAAGAAGAACCTCATGTGAATAGTATAAATAATTATAGATCTTCTGTAAAATATGAGTTGTCTTATGAAAAGTTACCACAATCTACTATTAAGTATTATTCAACAACATGGGAAGATGTTGTTAAAACCATTTATAAAAGCTCATATTTTGGAGAGGAATTAAACAAAACAAGCTATTTTAAAGATGAAATTGATGCTGTGATTAGTTCTATATCGGACCCTGTGCAGCGTACCGCTTTAATTTTTGATTTTGTTAAATCTAAAGTAAAATGGAATGGTTATAATAGTAAGTACACAAATGATGGTGTTAAAAAGGCATATAAGGATCAAGTAGGAAATGTTGCAGAGATAAATTTGATGCTAACGTCCATGTTAAAATATGCAGGTTTAAATGCATATCCTGTTTTGGTCAGTACAAGGCGAAATGGTGTCCCAATATTCCCTACAAGAGAAGGTTATAATTATGTAGTAAGTTATGTTAAATTCCCTGAAGGAAGTGTTTTGTTAGATGCAACTAACAAATATAGTACGCCTAATGTTTTGCCATTTAGAGCGTTGAATTGGCAGGGACGGGTCATTTCAGAAAACGGAGGCTCTACATTGGTAGATTTGTATCCTAAAGAAAAATCAAAGAATAATATTTCTATGATGATCAATTTAAATGAAGACGGTAGCATAAGCGGTGGGTGTAGAAGTGTTAAAACAAATCATAACGCCCTGTCGTATAGAGAGCGTTATAACGATGCTAATGAAGATGATTTTATAGAGAAATTAGAGAATAAATATAGTGGTTTAGAAATTTCAGAATTTAAAGTTACAAATGGATTAGATTTATCAAAACCAATAATAGAGTCTTACAAATTTGTTAAGGAAAGTCAAGCAGATATTATAGGAGATAAAATATACTTTTCACCAATGTTTTTTTTAAGAACAGCAGAGAATCCTTTTAAGTTGGAAAAAAGAGCATTTCCAGTCGATTTTGGATATCCTTCTACCTCTAAATATCGAATCATAATCAATTTGCCTGAAGGGTATAAAGTGGAATCCGTTCCAGAATCCGCTGCATTTAGTATGCCAGATAATTTGGGGCTATTTAAGTTTAATATATCGAATAATGGATCCTCAATTCAGTTATTAATCGATGCTAAAATCAATGAATCTATCATTTCTCCCTTATATTATGATGCTTTAAAAGAGTATTTTAAACAAATTATTGAAAAAGAAAACGAACAAATAGTATTAACTAAAGTATAG
- a CDS encoding nucleotide pyrophosphohydrolase, with the protein MDIKNAQKIVDDWINEHGVRYFNELTNMAQLTEEVGEVARIIARRYGEQSEKESDKGKDLGEELADVLFVVLCLANQTGVDLQKAFDKRMDKKAKRDHDRHHNNEKLK; encoded by the coding sequence ATGGATATTAAAAACGCACAAAAAATAGTTGACGATTGGATAAATGAACACGGTGTTCGCTATTTTAACGAGCTTACCAATATGGCTCAGCTTACAGAAGAAGTAGGCGAAGTAGCTCGTATTATAGCAAGACGTTATGGTGAACAAAGCGAAAAAGAAAGTGATAAAGGGAAAGACCTAGGAGAAGAATTGGCAGATGTTTTATTTGTGGTATTATGTTTAGCAAACCAAACAGGCGTTGATTTGCAAAAAGCTTTTGATAAAAGAATGGATAAGAAGGCAAAACGAGATCATGATAGGCACCATAATAACGAAAAATTAAAGTAA